In a single window of the Candidatus Celerinatantimonas neptuna genome:
- the mshA_5 gene encoding D-inositol-3-phosphate glycosyltransferase: MKVLHVNLARGFSGGESQTLQLITAQQRLGYQLAVVAHPKSPLTTRIRALDIPVYECSHFFQCHRRGFCQGYQLIHVHEGKAVYWAALQSWLDKIPYIITRRIDNPVKNKYLLKQAYRNASAVVGLSQIIADRIKERTDHPKIHIIPSSPVIYPVDKAQVDIIKSRFNSPFLVIQAGNLLHHKGFDVTINAAKRLASEAPDIQLILLGDGPLREELETQAQGLSNVTFAGKQPRESMGNWFAAAHLQIHPSYSEGLGSVILEGMQSGLTVVGTRAGGIVDIIDDGKNGFLIDPGNSDQLADAILTLYRDPTRREKMAQTAKQSMKRFAIEHTAQIYGDLYRQIALL; the protein is encoded by the coding sequence ATGAAAGTACTTCACGTCAATCTGGCCAGAGGGTTTAGCGGTGGAGAAAGTCAGACGTTGCAGCTGATAACCGCACAACAACGTCTGGGCTATCAACTCGCAGTTGTTGCTCACCCTAAAAGTCCACTTACAACACGTATCCGGGCATTAGATATTCCCGTCTATGAATGCTCGCATTTTTTCCAATGCCACCGCCGTGGATTTTGCCAGGGTTATCAACTCATCCATGTTCATGAAGGAAAAGCCGTCTACTGGGCTGCTTTGCAAAGCTGGCTTGATAAAATTCCATACATTATTACCCGCCGAATTGATAACCCGGTTAAAAATAAGTATCTGCTCAAGCAAGCCTACCGCAACGCCAGTGCAGTTGTAGGATTAAGTCAAATCATTGCCGATCGCATTAAAGAACGAACGGATCACCCCAAAATTCATATTATTCCCAGCTCTCCAGTGATTTATCCAGTAGACAAAGCACAAGTCGATATCATTAAATCGCGCTTTAATTCCCCATTTCTGGTCATTCAGGCCGGGAATTTACTCCATCATAAAGGGTTTGATGTCACCATCAATGCCGCAAAGAGGCTTGCAAGCGAAGCCCCCGATATCCAACTCATTTTGTTAGGTGATGGCCCTTTGCGCGAAGAGCTAGAAACTCAGGCCCAGGGACTTAGCAATGTCACCTTTGCCGGTAAGCAACCACGAGAATCTATGGGTAATTGGTTCGCGGCTGCTCATTTACAAATCCACCCGTCTTACAGTGAAGGCTTAGGTTCTGTCATTCTCGAAGGAATGCAAAGTGGTTTAACGGTCGTTGGAACACGGGCCGGGGGAATTGTCGATATTATTGATGACGGAAAAAATGGTTTTCTGATTGATCCTGGAAACAGTGACCAACTGGCTGACGCAATTTTAACGCTGTACCGTGATCCAACTCGTCGGGAAAAAATGGCACAAACAGCTAAACAATCAATGAAACGATTTGCGATTGAACATACGGCTCAGATTTATGGTGATCTCTACCGTCAGATTGCACTGCTTTAA
- the waaA gene encoding 3-deoxy-D-manno-octulosonic acid transferase, with amino-acid sequence MKQRLLCVLYNILLWPALLFACYRLYWPRKGKRPFGPRWVEHFGFGQSFKSPDLWYHAVSVGEVIASVPLIHALQTRHPKWRILITTTTATGAAEVAKRLGDSVEHRYAPFDLWPCIWLFITRYQPKQLWIMETELWLNWLKQCEKRHIPVKLINARLSTRSTKRYLRFASFAQLLFPRLSWIGAQYQHDADNFITVGAPAKQVTVTGSVKYDLVIDAKRIANAKAQRQQLFGNRPVIIAASTHAGEDETILTMAKTLRQEHPSLVLILVPRHPERFDEVTALASQDGPTIRRSLSQPVNADTITYIGDTMGELIDMLAMSDITIMGGSFATIGGHNYLEPAALGIPCISGPFDFNFQEISLRLQQSGALELNDNIEILTRQINHWLKDSDAWQRASQAALDTVAANQGAVSRTLAALLADEQPNDLTTKTNSL; translated from the coding sequence ATGAAGCAGCGTCTTCTTTGTGTGTTATACAATATTCTGCTCTGGCCTGCCTTGTTGTTTGCCTGCTATCGTCTTTATTGGCCCCGTAAAGGCAAGCGTCCTTTTGGGCCGCGTTGGGTTGAACATTTTGGTTTCGGCCAGTCATTCAAATCGCCTGATCTGTGGTATCACGCAGTCTCCGTTGGTGAAGTGATTGCCAGTGTCCCTTTAATTCATGCCCTTCAGACACGCCATCCAAAATGGCGGATTTTAATCACAACCACCACCGCAACGGGGGCCGCAGAAGTTGCCAAGCGATTGGGTGACAGTGTAGAACACCGTTATGCACCGTTCGATCTATGGCCTTGTATTTGGTTATTCATAACACGATATCAGCCCAAACAGTTGTGGATTATGGAAACCGAGCTATGGTTGAATTGGCTCAAACAATGCGAAAAACGGCATATACCCGTCAAACTGATTAATGCCCGCTTGTCGACACGCAGCACCAAACGCTACCTTCGTTTTGCAAGTTTCGCACAGTTACTATTTCCTCGCTTAAGCTGGATTGGAGCCCAGTACCAACACGATGCAGATAACTTCATCACAGTCGGGGCACCGGCTAAACAGGTGACAGTTACAGGCTCAGTTAAATACGATCTGGTCATCGATGCAAAGCGCATCGCCAATGCAAAAGCCCAGCGACAACAGCTATTTGGCAACCGACCCGTCATCATTGCTGCCAGCACACATGCAGGGGAAGATGAAACCATACTAACCATGGCCAAAACATTGCGCCAGGAACACCCTTCTCTGGTACTGATTCTCGTACCAAGACATCCGGAACGTTTCGATGAGGTAACTGCGTTAGCCAGTCAGGATGGACCAACCATCCGGCGAAGTCTCTCTCAACCGGTCAATGCTGATACCATCACATATATCGGGGATACCATGGGTGAGTTAATCGATATGCTAGCGATGAGCGATATTACCATCATGGGCGGTTCATTTGCCACCATTGGTGGACATAACTATCTCGAACCGGCAGCATTAGGCATTCCCTGCATCAGCGGCCCATTCGATTTTAACTTTCAGGAAATAAGTCTGCGCCTACAACAAAGCGGTGCACTAGAATTAAATGATAATATTGAAATATTAACACGCCAGATTAACCACTGGTTAAAAGACTCAGATGCCTGGCAGAGAGCCTCTCAGGCCGCATTAGATACGGTTGCCGCCAACCAGGGGGCAGTTTCCCGGACTTTAGCCGCATTACTGGCCGACGAGCAACCCAATGATCTTACAACAAAGACCAACAGCCTATGA
- the rfaF gene encoding ADP-heptose--LPS heptosyltransferase 2, with the protein MNILIIGPSWVGDMVMSHSLYQTLKQRYPNANIDVIAPDWCRPLLERMPEVRSALRMPLGHGEFKLATRWRIGRSLKGQYDHAFILPNSLKSALIPLFAGVAKRTGWKGESRYGLLNDLRSNKRCFTRMVDRYVALAYPKAQMTGDEALSDIPSPYLQVDKNIRQQAIQDLGLNQQRPILALCPGAEFGPAKRWPEEKYAQVAATWITGRQGQVWIFGSGKDQPVADAIRAQLDKSEQPHCHLLAGQTSLGQAIDLMSASSAVLSNDSGLMHIGAALGCPVVAIYGSTSPGYTPPLSKKVAILHTDIECRPCFKRVCPLGHLKCLTELDAHRAIDALDQLVPTFSGPAS; encoded by the coding sequence ATGAATATCTTAATCATCGGACCTTCATGGGTAGGCGATATGGTCATGTCGCACAGCCTTTATCAGACACTTAAACAACGCTACCCGAATGCAAACATCGATGTCATCGCCCCGGACTGGTGTCGCCCTTTATTAGAGCGGATGCCAGAGGTTCGCAGCGCATTGCGAATGCCACTTGGACACGGCGAATTTAAGCTGGCCACACGCTGGCGCATCGGTCGCTCACTCAAAGGCCAATATGACCATGCTTTCATTTTACCCAATTCGCTCAAATCAGCCCTCATTCCGCTGTTTGCAGGGGTTGCAAAACGAACCGGATGGAAAGGTGAAAGCCGCTACGGACTACTCAACGATCTGCGATCCAACAAACGCTGTTTTACCCGGATGGTAGATAGATACGTTGCTTTGGCTTACCCCAAAGCACAAATGACCGGCGACGAAGCACTCTCTGATATTCCATCACCTTATTTACAAGTCGATAAAAATATCCGTCAGCAAGCCATTCAAGATTTAGGCTTAAACCAACAGCGCCCGATTCTGGCATTATGCCCGGGTGCAGAATTTGGTCCGGCAAAACGATGGCCCGAAGAAAAATATGCCCAGGTGGCCGCGACATGGATTACCGGGCGTCAGGGGCAGGTCTGGATTTTCGGCTCAGGTAAAGATCAACCGGTTGCTGATGCCATTCGCGCGCAATTAGATAAATCTGAACAACCCCACTGCCACCTGTTAGCCGGCCAAACATCTCTGGGACAAGCCATCGATCTGATGAGCGCATCAAGTGCAGTGCTAAGTAACGATTCGGGACTCATGCATATTGGTGCCGCACTGGGTTGCCCGGTGGTTGCTATATATGGATCAACCTCACCCGGTTATACCCCACCACTTTCAAAGAAAGTTGCGATTTTACATACCGATATCGAGTGTCGCCCTTGCTTTAAACGTGTCTGCCCTCTGGGGCATCTGAAATGTTTAACAGAACTCGATGCCCACCGGGCCATTGATGCATTGGATCAACTGGTTCCGACGTTTTCCGGTCCGGCATCATGA
- the hldD_2 gene encoding ADP-L-glycero-D-manno-heptose-6-epimerase has product MIIVTGGAGFIGSNIVKTLNEQGYDDIIVVDDLKDGTKFVNLVDLKIADYLDKDDFIARIVSGEDMGPIEAIFHEGACSATTEWDGKFMMENNYEYSKELLHYCLDRQIPFLYASSAATYGDTDTFIEDPQYEGPLNVYGYSKLQFDNYVRRLLPNIKSQVVGFRYFNVYGPREQHKGSMASVAFHLNTQINKGENPKLFEGIDGYPNGGQKRDFVYVGDVCAVNLWFWQHPEQSGIFNLGTGRAEPFQAVAQAVVDFNQKGRIEYIPFPDHLRGRYQSFTQANIEKLRAAGYEQPFKTVAEGVRDYMTWLNKA; this is encoded by the coding sequence ATGATTATTGTAACCGGAGGAGCTGGTTTTATCGGCTCGAATATCGTTAAAACACTCAATGAACAAGGCTACGACGATATTATCGTGGTTGACGATCTCAAAGATGGGACTAAATTTGTCAATCTTGTCGATCTCAAAATTGCCGATTATCTGGATAAAGACGATTTCATTGCCCGTATCGTATCCGGTGAAGATATGGGGCCCATCGAAGCGATTTTTCATGAAGGAGCCTGTTCTGCAACCACCGAATGGGACGGCAAATTCATGATGGAAAACAACTACGAGTATTCCAAAGAGTTATTGCATTATTGTCTGGATCGGCAAATCCCATTCTTATATGCCTCTTCTGCTGCCACTTATGGCGATACCGATACCTTTATTGAAGACCCTCAATATGAAGGGCCGCTCAATGTCTATGGCTATTCAAAACTGCAATTTGATAACTACGTTCGCCGTTTACTGCCAAACATTAAATCTCAGGTTGTGGGTTTTCGCTATTTCAATGTGTATGGCCCACGTGAACAGCATAAAGGCTCAATGGCCAGTGTTGCCTTTCATCTGAATACCCAAATAAATAAAGGCGAAAACCCAAAACTGTTCGAAGGCATCGATGGGTATCCTAACGGCGGACAAAAGCGCGATTTTGTCTATGTGGGAGATGTCTGTGCTGTCAATCTATGGTTCTGGCAACATCCTGAACAATCAGGTATTTTTAATTTAGGGACAGGCCGCGCCGAACCATTCCAGGCAGTTGCTCAGGCGGTTGTCGATTTTAATCAAAAAGGTCGAATCGAGTATATTCCGTTCCCAGATCACTTGAGAGGCCGTTATCAGAGCTTCACGCAGGCAAACATCGAAAAACTACGCGCAGCGGGCTATGAACAGCCATTTAAAACCGTTGCCGAGGGGGTCCGTGACTATATGACCTGGCTTAACAAAGCCTAA
- the glf gene encoding UDP-galactopyranose mutase: protein MAKLDVLIVGAGLYGAVCAEQLKQRGYRIKVIEKRDHIAGNAYTQIKESIAIHRYGAHIFHTNRADIWQYVNQFATFNRFTNSPLANFQGKLYNLPFNMNTFYQLWGVTTPEQAQQKLSQQRAEMDGIEPQNLEQQAIALAGRDIYERLIKGYTEKQWGKNTRELPAFIIRRLPLRLTYDNNYFNDRFQGIPEQGYTEMVRQMLDGVDVQLQCDFLKERERWLSQTHFTIYTGPIDAYFDHCFGALGYRSLDFELKRFDSPNVQGNAVINYTERHIPYTRTIEHKHFAPVDTPHSFISYEYPRHWQPGDEPYYPINDETNMALYKRYYQSASRLKHIHFGGRLGQYRYFDMHQVIAAALHFCQKWHQVSQ, encoded by the coding sequence ATGGCCAAATTAGACGTATTAATTGTCGGTGCCGGTTTATACGGTGCCGTTTGTGCAGAACAGCTCAAACAACGCGGTTATCGGATTAAAGTCATTGAAAAACGGGATCACATCGCCGGAAACGCCTACACCCAAATCAAAGAATCGATTGCGATTCATCGTTATGGTGCACATATTTTTCATACCAACCGCGCTGATATCTGGCAATACGTCAACCAGTTTGCAACCTTTAACCGGTTTACTAACAGTCCTCTGGCCAATTTTCAGGGTAAGCTCTACAACCTGCCGTTTAATATGAATACCTTCTATCAGCTCTGGGGCGTCACCACCCCCGAACAGGCACAGCAAAAGCTCAGCCAGCAGCGGGCCGAAATGGACGGCATCGAACCTCAAAACCTGGAGCAACAAGCCATTGCGCTGGCCGGGCGTGATATCTATGAGCGTCTCATTAAAGGCTATACCGAAAAACAATGGGGAAAAAATACAAGGGAATTACCGGCTTTTATCATTCGCAGACTGCCTCTACGTCTGACTTACGACAACAATTACTTCAATGACCGGTTTCAGGGGATCCCAGAGCAGGGATACACCGAAATGGTCCGACAGATGCTCGATGGTGTTGATGTCCAGTTACAATGTGACTTTCTTAAAGAGCGGGAACGCTGGCTCTCTCAAACCCATTTTACAATTTATACCGGCCCTATCGACGCCTATTTCGATCACTGCTTTGGAGCGTTAGGTTACCGCTCACTGGACTTTGAACTCAAACGTTTTGACAGCCCCAATGTACAAGGTAATGCGGTGATCAACTATACCGAACGGCATATTCCTTACACCCGGACCATTGAACATAAGCATTTTGCGCCCGTTGACACACCACACAGCTTTATAAGCTACGAATATCCCCGTCACTGGCAACCAGGCGATGAGCCTTATTACCCAATAAACGATGAAACCAACATGGCGCTCTATAAGCGCTACTATCAGTCAGCATCAAGGTTAAAACATATTCACTTCGGTGGCCGACTGGGCCAGTACCGTTATTTCGATATGCATCAAGTCATTGCAGCAGCTTTACACTTTTGTCAAAAATGGCATCAGGTAAGTCAATAA